The Artemia franciscana chromosome 18, ASM3288406v1, whole genome shotgun sequence genome includes a window with the following:
- the LOC136038403 gene encoding uncharacterized protein LOC136038403, which produces MNLGKLLDKKVTKGVDRRIIETLQYWFEVRRFKIKWSGYFSEFFSVLIGVQQGGVLSPSLFNLYADDLNLRLSQTGLGCFIGGVCFNNLSYADDLVILVPTVAALNHLLSICDEFASTNDIVFNTAKTLCIAFIPRGTPLKHIPMAWLSGVSLPFVGSMVAPTLIDELHFKALSRSLGCRANLLIRKFGGCDPSVRCFLFRAYCTPLYGLSFVQSLSVM; this is translated from the coding sequence ATGAACCTTGGGAAGCTCCTTGACAAAAAAGTTACTAAAGGAGTTGACCGTCGTATCATTGAAACTCTTCAATACTGGTTTGAAGTGCGGCGTTTCAAAATCAAATGGAGTGGTTATTTCAGTGAGTTTTTCTCTGTTTTGATTGGCGTGCAGCAAGGTGGGGTCCTCTCGCCGTCGTTGTTTAACCTTTATGCGGATGATCTTAACCTGCGTCTGTCACAAACTGGGCTTGGCTGTTTCATTGGTGGTGTTTGCTTCAATAACCTGAGTTATGCTGATGACCTGGTTATTTTAGTTCCTACAGTGGCTGCACTTAACCATTTACTTTCAATATGTGATGAGTTTGCATCAACCAATGATATCGTGTTCAACACAGCTAAGACCCTGTGTATAGCGTTTATTCCCCGGGGAACTCCTTTGAAACATATCCCTATGGCTTGGCTTTCTGGAGTGTCATTACCTTTTGTTGGATCCATGGTGGCTCCTACTCTGATTGATGAGCTTCATTTTAAGGCGCTATCACGTTCGCTGGGCTGCAGGGCTAACTTACTCATTCGTAAGTTCGGGGGTTGCGACCCTTCTGTAAGATGCTTTCTTTTCAGAGCTTACTGCACTCCATTGTACGGTCTATCTTTTGTACAATCTCTGTCTGTTATGTGA